A section of the Ruania halotolerans genome encodes:
- a CDS encoding carbohydrate ABC transporter permease, whose amino-acid sequence MSAVREPTSIRALRATIIIIAMVLTCGPVLYGLLLSLRPFAAALNDPLSIVPSPDEISFDAYVQAMRSTADGGYGLGGFLLNSLILAAGTVLASVLASILGAYATARIRFSGRSVGNTIIVAVYMFPGIVLAVPLFVLLSRAGLTSSLVGLVIVYVALTVPVSLYMLRNYFIALPASIEDAAMIDGCSLLGVIWRIVLPIALPGIAATAMYIFMIAWNEYLYALLFLVQARDLWTAPLGIAQLTEFDTPVTILLAGSIVVTIPVVLLFVLAQRLLISGLATGAEK is encoded by the coding sequence GTGAGCGCGGTACGAGAGCCAACCTCCATCCGGGCGCTACGGGCCACGATCATCATCATCGCCATGGTGCTCACGTGCGGGCCAGTGCTGTACGGCCTGCTGCTGTCCCTGCGGCCCTTCGCCGCCGCGCTGAACGACCCGCTCAGCATCGTGCCCAGCCCGGACGAGATCAGCTTTGACGCCTACGTGCAGGCCATGCGATCGACCGCAGACGGCGGCTACGGTCTCGGCGGGTTCCTGCTCAACTCCCTGATCCTGGCCGCCGGGACGGTGCTCGCCTCGGTCCTCGCCAGCATCCTGGGCGCATACGCCACCGCCAGGATCCGCTTCTCCGGACGCAGCGTGGGCAACACGATCATCGTGGCCGTCTACATGTTCCCCGGCATCGTGCTGGCGGTGCCGCTGTTCGTGCTACTCAGCCGTGCCGGACTCACCTCGAGCCTGGTCGGGCTGGTGATCGTCTATGTGGCCCTGACCGTGCCGGTGTCGCTGTATATGCTGCGCAACTACTTCATCGCGCTACCCGCCAGCATCGAGGATGCCGCCATGATCGACGGGTGCTCCCTGCTGGGTGTGATCTGGCGGATCGTGCTGCCGATCGCCCTCCCCGGGATCGCAGCCACGGCGATGTACATCTTCATGATCGCCTGGAACGAGTATCTGTACGCCCTGCTGTTCCTCGTTCAAGCGCGCGACCTGTGGACCGCACCGCTGGGTATCGCCCAGCTGACCGAGTTCGACACTCCGGTGACGATCCTGCTCGCCGGGTCGATCGTGGTGACGATCCCGGTGGTGCTGCTGTTCGTTCTCGCCCAGCGGCTGCTGATCAGCGGGCTGGCAACGGGAGCGGAGAAGTGA
- a CDS encoding SGNH/GDSL hydrolase family protein, translated as MSYRSVARRSVLTAGAGVATAMVADTARAAAAPSEDEYGAVEDGDCVATGMIWHDVADWGVEGRAFDDTASSYDRFPARAEETVSAQLWDLSRDSAGMLTRFRTDSPQVRVRYRLGRELITRSTMAATGSSGVDIYARDANSQERYVSTARPEHPWLKDDLSMNYGVIKDMVPGMHEFTMHFPLRNQVLRMEIGVEAGATFVPIAPRPEKPIVFYGTSIMHGSCASRPGMAIPALVGRRLGVPTVNLGFAGAGRMDEPVVDLLTELDAEVYVIDCLPNMHSRLVAERTEPLVHALNEAHPGTPILLVEDRTNQRAWLSPEVHDRHDGSRAELRAAYLRLRQAGVENLRYLEGDRLLGDDGEATTDGSHPSDLGMVRYAGAYERALRPMIR; from the coding sequence ATGTCGTATCGAAGCGTGGCGCGCCGCAGCGTGCTCACCGCCGGAGCAGGGGTGGCGACAGCGATGGTTGCTGACACCGCCCGGGCAGCGGCGGCACCCAGTGAGGATGAATACGGGGCCGTCGAGGACGGCGACTGTGTTGCCACCGGCATGATCTGGCACGACGTTGCGGACTGGGGTGTCGAAGGCAGAGCCTTCGACGACACCGCATCGTCCTACGACCGCTTCCCGGCGCGAGCCGAGGAAACAGTCTCGGCACAGTTGTGGGATCTCAGTCGTGACAGCGCAGGCATGCTCACCCGCTTTCGTACCGACTCGCCACAGGTGCGGGTGCGCTACCGGCTCGGTCGGGAGTTGATCACGCGCTCCACCATGGCGGCAACCGGATCCAGTGGCGTCGACATCTATGCCCGGGATGCCAACAGCCAGGAACGGTATGTCTCGACGGCCCGGCCGGAACACCCATGGCTCAAGGACGATCTGAGCATGAACTATGGCGTGATCAAGGACATGGTCCCGGGCATGCACGAGTTCACCATGCACTTCCCGCTGCGCAACCAGGTCCTGCGGATGGAGATCGGGGTGGAGGCGGGAGCGACCTTCGTTCCCATTGCCCCCCGGCCGGAGAAGCCGATCGTGTTCTACGGCACCTCCATCATGCACGGCTCGTGCGCATCCCGGCCCGGGATGGCGATCCCGGCACTGGTGGGGCGCCGTCTGGGCGTACCCACGGTCAACCTGGGGTTCGCCGGTGCGGGGCGGATGGACGAGCCCGTGGTTGACCTGCTGACCGAACTGGACGCGGAGGTGTATGTGATCGACTGCCTACCGAACATGCACAGCCGGTTGGTCGCCGAGCGGACCGAGCCGCTGGTGCACGCCCTGAATGAGGCTCACCCCGGGACGCCGATTCTGTTGGTGGAGGACCGAACGAACCAACGGGCGTGGCTGTCCCCGGAGGTCCACGATCGGCACGACGGCTCACGCGCCGAACTGCGGGCCGCCTACCTGCGGCTCCGGCAGGCGGGTGTCGAGAACCTGCGCTACCTCGAGGGAGACAGGCTGCTCGGTGATGATGGCGAAGCCACGACCGATGGTTCTCACCCCAGCGACCTGGGGATGGTGCGGTATGCCGGGGCCTACGAGCGCGCCCTCCGGCCGATGATCAGATGA
- a CDS encoding sulfatase-like hydrolase/transferase, which translates to MNTRRPSVVVILTDQQRWDTTGAGGNSLGVTPAFDRLATRGTYAATAITPNPVCAPARAAMQTGMYPSASGCFRNQLTLDSELPTLAACFHGAGYATGYIGKWHLGDPDVAGPVEQGERGGYQDWLAANVLEHTSDAYNTVVYDDEGDPVRLPGYRADALTDAAIRYAADHSDEPFLLFLSLLEPHQQNETDSYDAPEGYAEQYIGSPLPPDLAALGNGSKVHEQIGGYYGQIKRVDECLGRLMDALRSLHILEDTIVAFTSDHGCHFRTRVGEYKRSCHEASVRVPFAISGPGFHRGRRIEGPISTLDLPPTLLAAAGIAVPDTMQGSSLLERERSDAVLFQVSESEVGRGLRTRRWKYYVTAPDAHAWNDRHGHRYVESALYDLENDPSELENLIGQESSATVTSDLRRRLAERMIDVGEPEPVIEPATTTRKGRHLDPRVGSIETSGFRFGHQRKAVDG; encoded by the coding sequence ATGAACACCCGCAGGCCGAGTGTCGTGGTCATCCTGACCGACCAACAGCGCTGGGACACCACGGGTGCCGGAGGAAACTCACTCGGAGTCACCCCTGCCTTCGATCGGCTCGCCACGCGCGGCACGTATGCCGCCACCGCGATCACGCCGAATCCGGTCTGTGCGCCGGCGCGAGCGGCCATGCAGACCGGGATGTATCCATCAGCGAGCGGCTGCTTTCGCAACCAGCTCACGCTGGACTCCGAACTCCCGACCTTGGCCGCCTGTTTCCATGGTGCCGGGTATGCGACGGGCTATATCGGCAAGTGGCACCTCGGTGATCCCGATGTTGCCGGTCCGGTCGAACAAGGTGAGCGCGGTGGATACCAGGACTGGTTAGCCGCCAACGTGCTTGAGCACACGTCCGACGCATACAACACCGTCGTCTATGACGATGAAGGTGACCCGGTTCGACTGCCGGGATATCGGGCCGACGCCCTGACCGACGCGGCCATCCGCTACGCGGCCGACCACAGTGACGAGCCGTTCCTGCTCTTCCTCTCGTTGCTGGAACCTCACCAGCAGAACGAGACCGACTCCTACGACGCCCCCGAGGGTTATGCCGAGCAGTACATCGGTAGTCCGCTCCCGCCTGACCTGGCGGCTCTCGGAAATGGCTCTAAGGTGCACGAGCAGATCGGTGGCTACTACGGGCAGATCAAACGAGTGGACGAGTGCCTGGGCCGACTGATGGATGCCTTGCGCAGTCTGCACATCCTCGAGGACACCATTGTGGCCTTCACCTCCGATCATGGCTGCCACTTCCGCACCCGGGTCGGTGAGTACAAGCGGTCCTGCCACGAGGCGTCCGTGCGAGTACCCTTCGCGATATCCGGCCCTGGGTTCCACCGCGGGCGCCGCATCGAGGGCCCGATCAGTACGCTGGATCTGCCACCGACGCTTCTTGCTGCTGCGGGCATCGCAGTGCCGGACACCATGCAGGGCAGTTCGCTGTTGGAGCGGGAGCGCAGCGACGCCGTCCTGTTCCAGGTGAGCGAGAGCGAGGTCGGGCGAGGGCTCCGTACGCGTCGGTGGAAGTACTACGTCACTGCCCCCGACGCTCATGCATGGAACGACCGCCATGGCCACCGATACGTCGAATCTGCGCTGTACGACCTGGAGAATGATCCCTCTGAGCTCGAGAACCTGATCGGTCAGGAGTCGAGCGCCACCGTCACGTCCGACCTGCGCAGAAGGCTCGCCGAGCGCATGATCGACGTCGGTGAACCGGAGCCCGTGATCGAGCCTGCGACGACAACTCGGAAAGGACGGCACCTCGACCCCCGGGTGGGGTCGATCGAGACGTCCGGTTTCCGATTCGGCCACCAACGCAAAGCGGTGGACGGATGA
- a CDS encoding glycoside hydrolase family 2 TIM barrel-domain containing protein, producing the protein MRTGDTRQRESLDHGWRFHLGDAPGAEREDYDDTRWRTLDLPHDWSIEGSYAEDNPSGREGAFLPTGIGWYRREVDLPDLASGARAVVEFDGVYRCSDAWINGAHLGHRPSGNIGFAYDLTSALRPGRNVLAVRVDHSQAPSARWYTGSGIYRHVWLTVTDEVHIDHWGVQITTPAVTAESAAIAVRTRIQNMSALARDAVGSFEVMDADGTVYAHGQADVSLPPEGEAMLEVDLALPSPRLWSPDHPELYLLRITLEERGRAVDLVDTTFGVRSIRFDPTDGFFLNGKPMTLRGVCHHRDGGPVGAAVPEPVLLRRLRMLKDMGCNAIRVGHSPAAPEFYDLCDRLGFLVIDEAFDGWATPKARYDYGLSFAQWWQRDLADLIARDRNHPSVIMWSIGNEVPDKTDKQAQELVDVVHELDPTRPVTCGRGISGIEDVQGFNGQGGVPGVLEAYHEEFPDRVLLLTEEPHTLQTRGFYRTRTWWRDRNRPRQEVPNLTEKELFTDGSVLYNSSYDNSGVRCCARHSWRRTRALPYLCGEFRWTGFDYLGESPRWPARTYNYGVIDLCGFPKDHFYFYQSQWTREPMVHVLPHWTHPGLEGVEIPVWVYTNCDAVELFLDDESLGVKHVGDDLHMEWRVPYSPGTLRAVARRDARDRAVTAVTTAATPAALRLSSDNTDLAADGCDISHVVFAVVDRAGVQVPQAGHTVWFSWSGPIRCLGFDNGDPLDLTAHQASQRRVFNGLGLGIFSSTQEAGDIEIIAGAVLGDQYFGDVTDVSVVIEGIDLRGGTAPDLSAYDIRYTTDGSEPSKLAARYQGPIRLDRSCVVRAVVVGEDRPVLSMEQEFIRGERPQVVDMTHGNESPADLTVAPGPHDQQAVGTWRSPHQEISLRDDGTVGRPQAYGSKSELVGSWWYDFPHDRFEDLDDAGTGEIRWIDGSTSELHLTDQGADHLDIVIANTEVRFRRISSQPTARAPEGGADT; encoded by the coding sequence ATGAGGACAGGTGATACCAGGCAACGCGAGAGTCTCGATCACGGGTGGCGCTTCCACCTCGGAGACGCCCCCGGGGCCGAGCGCGAGGACTACGACGACACGAGGTGGCGTACGCTCGATCTCCCGCATGACTGGAGCATCGAGGGCAGCTACGCCGAGGACAATCCGTCAGGCCGCGAAGGGGCATTCCTGCCTACAGGGATCGGCTGGTACCGGCGGGAGGTCGACCTGCCCGACCTTGCCTCAGGCGCGAGGGCGGTCGTCGAGTTTGACGGCGTCTACCGCTGCAGCGACGCCTGGATCAATGGTGCGCATCTGGGGCATCGCCCGAGCGGGAACATCGGGTTCGCCTACGACCTGACCTCCGCTCTGCGACCGGGCCGGAACGTGCTCGCCGTGCGAGTGGATCACTCGCAGGCACCGAGCGCCCGGTGGTACACCGGATCGGGCATCTACCGGCACGTCTGGCTGACTGTCACCGATGAGGTCCACATCGACCACTGGGGCGTGCAGATCACCACACCGGCCGTGACCGCTGAATCGGCGGCCATTGCCGTACGTACGCGGATACAGAACATGAGCGCGTTGGCGAGGGACGCCGTCGGGAGTTTCGAAGTCATGGACGCTGACGGGACCGTGTACGCCCACGGGCAAGCCGACGTGAGCTTGCCGCCCGAAGGTGAGGCGATGCTCGAGGTGGACCTTGCCCTGCCATCCCCACGGCTGTGGTCACCGGACCACCCTGAGCTGTACCTGCTGCGGATCACACTGGAGGAGCGCGGGCGGGCCGTCGACCTGGTGGACACCACATTCGGCGTGCGGAGCATCCGGTTCGACCCGACGGACGGCTTCTTCCTGAACGGCAAGCCGATGACCCTGCGGGGCGTCTGTCATCACCGGGACGGAGGACCGGTCGGCGCAGCGGTGCCGGAGCCGGTGCTGCTACGCCGGCTGCGCATGCTCAAGGACATGGGGTGCAATGCTATCCGGGTCGGACACAGTCCCGCCGCGCCGGAGTTCTACGACCTGTGCGATCGACTCGGGTTCCTGGTGATCGACGAAGCCTTCGACGGGTGGGCCACGCCGAAGGCCCGCTACGACTACGGGTTGTCCTTCGCGCAATGGTGGCAGCGAGATCTGGCCGACCTCATTGCGCGCGACCGCAACCATCCGAGCGTGATCATGTGGAGCATCGGCAACGAGGTTCCCGACAAGACCGACAAGCAGGCACAGGAACTCGTCGATGTCGTCCACGAGCTGGACCCGACGCGACCGGTGACATGTGGTCGGGGCATCTCCGGTATCGAGGATGTCCAGGGTTTCAACGGACAAGGCGGGGTACCTGGTGTGCTTGAGGCGTATCACGAGGAGTTTCCAGATCGTGTCCTCCTGCTGACCGAGGAGCCGCACACGCTGCAGACGCGTGGGTTCTACCGGACCAGGACGTGGTGGCGCGACAGGAACCGCCCCCGGCAGGAGGTGCCGAACCTCACGGAGAAGGAGCTCTTCACCGATGGCTCGGTGCTCTACAACTCCTCCTACGACAACAGCGGGGTGCGCTGCTGCGCACGGCACTCCTGGCGGCGCACCCGGGCCCTGCCGTACCTGTGCGGTGAGTTCCGATGGACGGGCTTCGACTACCTGGGTGAATCGCCGCGTTGGCCTGCGCGGACCTACAACTACGGCGTCATCGATCTGTGCGGGTTCCCCAAGGACCACTTCTACTTCTACCAGAGCCAGTGGACCCGCGAGCCGATGGTGCACGTGCTGCCGCACTGGACTCACCCGGGGCTGGAGGGGGTGGAGATTCCGGTGTGGGTCTACACGAATTGCGACGCGGTGGAGCTCTTCCTTGACGACGAGTCGCTCGGGGTCAAGCACGTGGGCGATGACCTCCATATGGAGTGGAGGGTGCCATACTCGCCGGGCACGCTTCGCGCGGTCGCCCGACGTGACGCGAGGGATCGCGCGGTGACGGCGGTGACCACCGCCGCCACCCCAGCCGCATTGCGACTCTCGTCGGACAACACCGATCTGGCCGCAGATGGCTGCGACATCAGCCACGTCGTCTTCGCAGTGGTGGATCGAGCAGGTGTTCAGGTGCCGCAGGCTGGTCACACGGTGTGGTTCTCTTGGTCCGGCCCGATCCGATGCTTGGGGTTCGACAATGGCGACCCGCTCGACCTCACGGCTCACCAGGCGAGTCAGCGTCGCGTGTTCAATGGTCTCGGGCTGGGGATCTTCTCATCGACGCAGGAGGCCGGTGACATCGAGATCATCGCCGGTGCAGTCCTGGGGGACCAGTACTTCGGCGATGTCACCGACGTGTCGGTGGTCATCGAAGGGATCGACCTTCGTGGCGGGACGGCTCCCGACCTCAGTGCCTACGACATCCGGTATACCACCGATGGTTCGGAGCCTTCGAAGCTGGCGGCTCGCTATCAGGGGCCGATCCGCCTCGACCGCAGTTGTGTGGTCAGGGCCGTGGTCGTCGGCGAGGACCGGCCTGTGCTCTCCATGGAGCAGGAGTTCATCAGAGGTGAACGCCCGCAGGTGGTCGACATGACGCACGGCAACGAATCGCCGGCGGACCTCACGGTCGCGCCCGGCCCCCACGACCAGCAGGCGGTCGGCACCTGGCGATCACCCCACCAGGAGATCTCACTTCGAGACGACGGTACTGTCGGCAGGCCGCAGGCCTATGGGTCCAAGTCTGAGCTGGTCGGATCGTGGTGGTACGACTTTCCGCATGACCGGTTCGAGGACCTCGATGACGCCGGGACAGGCGAGATCAGGTGGATCGACGGGAGTACGTCCGAGCTGCACCTCACGGACCAGGGCGCGGACCATCTCGACATCGTGATCGCGAACACCGAAGTCCGGTTCCGACGAATCAGCAGCCAGCCAACCGCACGAGCACCGGAAGGTGGAGCCGACACATGA